In Cryptomeria japonica chromosome 5, Sugi_1.0, whole genome shotgun sequence, the genomic window AAACTCTATTTTGTCTTACAGAAAAACAGCATATTATACAATATAACAAATATAAGCATATTTAGCGTTGAGTTGCATGCCAGGTAAGCCATACAAAAAATGGTGTTAAATTTCTTATTGAGAATGTATCTCACAGAAAACAGAAAACAAATACAATTTTTTATTTGTTCACTTAGTTACGATGAACAATTTTAGTTGATTCAGTGTTTGTATAATATAACAAATGGAATCTAAGTATTTTACCTGCATTGTATGAACCATCTCTTCTGTGGGCTCATTCACTGTGGGTTTAGTGACATCTGACTTCGCTGAGCATCTTGCAAGGGTTTCCTCTTCTATAGTCTGTTGCACACCATTTTCGAAATTAGGAGAGCTAGGGTTGGCCGCTTGCATGTCCATTTCGTTTAGTTCCTCCTGCAGTTCTTTCACCTGTTGCTGCAGTTGCTTGATATAATCAATAGCATCCCCCAATATAGAGGCCCTATCCATCTGCCCACAAACAAACTTTTCCTTTAAACAACCAACTACATAGTGATAAAGATATAGGGACAATTGCACATTAACAAAGAGCAAACTTTTGATAGCCTAAGATCAAAACTGAACATCCTTTATCAAGATTTTCCTTCTGCACTTAAATTATTATGTTTCTTGTTGGTAAAGTTTCAAATACAATATATTTTCAAACAGTTTTTATAGAATTCAATACAATATAAATACCCATTAGTCCTAAACCAAATTTTTATTGAAAAATTCAAACCCCCATACAAACAATTTTTGATAGGATAAACCATATCTTAATTGGGCGCCTAAAAGTAAACAGGTAGTGCATTGTTTGTTATTTTGGATTTTTGTAAACCATATCTTAATTGGGCGCCCAAAAGTAAACAGGTAGTGCATTGTTTGTTATCTTGGATTCTGGGTGTTTAAAAACAAACAACTCACCAGCTCTTTAAGCTTTAAAAATTTAGTCATTAGTGGTATTTCATCCATCACATTATAGAAACATAATTGCCTTTACGTAGTGAAGAAGAGAAAACTCCATGGAATTCGATTGAGATTGCTTGAACAAGATAAACATAGGTTCTTAAAGCATCGTGACTGTAATTTATGAAGTAGAGTAGATTATAGAAACAAGAGTACCTTGGTGATCTTGGGGACTAGGGCACGCAAGGCATAGAGCCGTTCATTGagcttcttcctcctttttctttcaGCTACAAGATTTTTGGAGAGATGTCTTCTTCCGGAACGACCAACCACTTTCTGATCGTCAACATCATCCTCCATCTGATCGCTGCAGTCTGAGGAATCTGCTCGTATAAATTCGTGCTTCACCTCTTTATCATGGTTTTCCTTAGAGAGCTGAGAACTGGTCCTCATGATGGGTATATGTAAGCTTGCAGCAGCAGCCTGAATATTGTTATTGTCTTGTTGTAATGGGTGATCGTTGGTGGGTTTATCCGAATGATTGATGGAGTCAGCAGAGCCTTCAAAGTAGTCGTTCTTGAGGGGCTTGTTATTATTACTATCTTGCAGTTGTTGACCGAGAAAGTTGAGATGAATGGACAGTTGGGACTCTGATAAAGCCCTGTCAGCAGCCGAGGAGTCCCAAGGCACCGAAGAATCTGTCGCTGTTACAGGGAGCCAAGGCAACGTACTAGCAGTTTCACTCACGGATCCAAATCCCCCGCCTGCTGACCCTGACACGCCGAACAAATTGTTGGACTCTGCAAACATTTGGGGAAGCCACAGATCGAATTCTGTCAATACAAATTGTACTAGAGATGCGTTCTCTGCTACCTGCGAGAGTGTAAAACTGCATTAAATTCACATAAAGTTAAAGTATAACGAGAATATATAGGAGGCTAGTACGTTTCTAGGTTTTGAAGGCTTACAGGTTTGCAAACAAAGAGCTCTACAAGGCCGTTCCTGACAGGGATGAGGACTTTAGTTTGCACTGCGTCCTGACAATGAAATCAAGTAAGGCTGATGAGAATAATCACGGGCTGGAACTATTGTCTTTTTGTTTAAGGACAGAAGAAACTCACCTGTCCAGCGTTAGGGTCTGCAATGTTCGGAAAGTTCATCCACCTCGGTTGCCCTGATAAGAACACCTGTCCTTGAATCCTGGAGGAGAGTTaacatgaaattagaatttgaaaccTCCCATTTCCAAAGAAAGTATAAATACCCACTGCTATAGGTGAAATGATAGGAATTTGTTAGGGAAAACGGTGAAGGTGATACCAAACTGTTTGAATGATAAACTGGGTTATTTTTGTATTCTACTATGCCCGATTATGTCCTATATAGAGATTAAAACAGTGGCATTCATAGCTATCTCTTGTAGGTTATACGTGGTGCTTATTGCAGCTAATTGTACAGTCCAGTACATTTATGTATCAGGTTGGGTATTCCCAATGCCACCGGACAATCAAAACCACATCATTCTTAGTAGTAATACAATGATCACATGTTTTGACCATGGCAAACTAAACATGTATGTTAAACGTTTCCCTGCGTTTCAGTCGCTTCCTTACAGTCACCACACATTTCCTACGTAATAATATGTTCCACTAACCATAAGGAAATTTATATTATGGATATAGAACATTAATAGAACAGTAAATTTCCACCTACGAGAGCTCCTACTAGGCCTCGGATGGAGAGACTTCTAATGGCAATGACCTAAAACATGATAAGATTCTTCATTCTAAATggtaaaacaaaattacaaaaaatgagcGTTCAATTTCAGTTTTCAGTAGGATGAATTTGTAAGGAAGAAGAAAGGACTAGTTTCAAAAAGCAGAaaacttacataaacttaaagctCCAGGAATGAAGGTTGCTAGGGCAACTGGGAAGAACAATGCTTGGAGAATCATGGGTAGCAACTAACAGACTTAAATCGATGTATTTTGAACTGTCAAAAGATACATCTCTACCAAGGAATATAAACCTGTCAATTTATAGGTTCATCATGAAGTGTGAAATCGACCATGTTCTTTTTCCGTCCCGACAAATTGTCCAAATCTGTAACAGCCTCTGGTCTCGATATCGCAGAAATCTTGATTATTCCAAGTACATTTTGCCTtactctctctgtctctatctgcAGCTTGACGTGAAACTAAGGTTCATGAGTTTGACGGTCAATCTGGATTTCCAATAGTGGTTTGggcaaatattttaatttaattttttttaagaataaGCATACTGAATTTTCTAACAACCCTTtcgaaaacactaatcatcacgaATAATAATCGACCTCCTTCATAATGTGTACTCTTCAGTACACCCGTTTTATGTTCCCTCTGGGCTGAGCCATTTGTAACGAACTGAACTAGGACTCCAAGCGTATCAGATACGATACGCAGTTCTAAAAACGAGGTCATATGGCGTTAGCTAATTACTTTGCTTTAAATCGAGCTTTAGGTCAGATTCCGATGATTGACCTTTTAGGAAACTCAAAAACTAATGCTGGAGATGGACTGGCGGTGGCTCTATTAAATGCATTTAAACATTAGGGTTAAATATTTGTTGAAGCTTTTGATGCATCGATATTTTCATTAATTCGCGAGGATCTCGTCAAAGATGCATAATTGGAAAGTTTTAATTACCCTGCGTCTAATGGAATTGAGGAAGGAAAGTCTGCCAAGAGGTCGCATGCTGTAGTTCTGGGATGTTGAACCGTCAAATCCCGGCACCCGCATCCTTCAAAATAACGAGGTGAAAAGAAAACGTGTGATTCTGACAAAGGATTTTGAAATCCCTGACCCGATTGATCTGCACCACTACAACAGCAACCGATCCATTCCAGGCACCTGCACAAATCGAATATTGCAAATAATCACATTCTTGAATTCTATCAATTTAAAGCAAACAAATTTTGTTTTATTTCATACCGATGAATAGACTTGAACTAGAATTTATTTCATACCGTTGATCATCGCTGATATTCCAGTAAATGAGATAATCCCAGCGTTTCGCTCCAACCAGAGAACGCAGCCGTTCTTGCGGTCCCAAGTGGAATGCCTTTGACATGTTCACTGACCCGTTCCTGCGCGTCCACGCAATTATAACTTAGAAAACTCGTTTTTGAGCTGGAAATTCAAATTAGGGACACGGGAACAAAAATTATCCTTGAATGTAAAGCTTCTTGTCTGGATTCAATATTTTAGATAAAATTGTGATCTTTTGTTTGTTTTCATAATATATCACGGAGTATAATCTGATCTAATATGCTGATAAAATCAAATTTCATACagcttttaaaaaaatataaaatcataactACAAAAATGCTTATTTGAGGCCAAAATTCCAAACTACAGACACGGGAACAAAAACAACCCTGAAATGTAGAGATTTTTGGTTTAAACTTTTTGTGTTTTGATTTTATCAGGATATTAAATCCTACTCAATATTTTTTTCTCATCCTAATAATGGATCAAGTAATATAATTTAACCTAAAATGTAGATAAAATTTAATTATACAGTTTTTTTTACTCCAAAAACATGTACATTAAAAATCATCGTCTCATTTTGTAAAATATACAGTCAATTACAGGGTTGAAGATGTCGAACTGCAattagatattaaagaaataaattaGGTGAAACTGTAACAAGCAAGCTAGCAAAACAGTTCAATCACAGAGAAACCTGATAAGACAATAATAAAACACCTACTCCTAAtgaatttataaaaaatcataTGAAGTTAGAAAAGGACAAGTCAGTTGGA contains:
- the LOC131043092 gene encoding transcription factor ABORTED MICROSPORES isoform X2, translated to MSKAFHLGPQERLRSLVGAKRWDYLIYWNISDDQRCLEWIGCCCSGADQSGQGFQNPLSESHVFFSPRYFEGCGCRDLTVQHPRTTACDLLADFPSSIPLDAGIQGQVFLSGQPRWMNFPNIADPNAGQDAVQTKVLIPVRNGLVELFVCKPVAENASLVQFVLTEFDLWLPQMFAESNNLFGVSGSAGGGFGSVSETASTLPWLPVTATDSSVPWDSSAADRALSESQLSIHLNFLGQQLQDSNNNKPLKNDYFEGSADSINHSDKPTNDHPLQQDNNNIQAAAASLHIPIMRTSSQLSKENHDKEVKHEFIRADSSDCSDQMEDDVDDQKVVGRSGRRHLSKNLVAERKRRKKLNERLYALRALVPKITKMDRASILGDAIDYIKQLQQQVKELQEELNEMDMQAANPSSPNFENGVQQTIEEETLARCSAKSDVTKPTVNEPTEEMVHTMQIDVSQVDTHVFNLRIFSEKRDGGFVRLMQAMDRLGLDILNANITSFRGLVLNVFNAEMRDKEIIQAEQLRESLLEMTLHPSSSSGEAAASDHQQRHMMHHTN
- the LOC131043092 gene encoding transcription factor ABORTED MICROSPORES isoform X1, with translation MLERNGSVNMSKAFHLGPQERLRSLVGAKRWDYLIYWNISDDQRCLEWIGCCCSGADQSGQGFQNPLSESHVFFSPRYFEGCGCRDLTVQHPRTTACDLLADFPSSIPLDAGIQGQVFLSGQPRWMNFPNIADPNAGQDAVQTKVLIPVRNGLVELFVCKPVAENASLVQFVLTEFDLWLPQMFAESNNLFGVSGSAGGGFGSVSETASTLPWLPVTATDSSVPWDSSAADRALSESQLSIHLNFLGQQLQDSNNNKPLKNDYFEGSADSINHSDKPTNDHPLQQDNNNIQAAAASLHIPIMRTSSQLSKENHDKEVKHEFIRADSSDCSDQMEDDVDDQKVVGRSGRRHLSKNLVAERKRRKKLNERLYALRALVPKITKMDRASILGDAIDYIKQLQQQVKELQEELNEMDMQAANPSSPNFENGVQQTIEEETLARCSAKSDVTKPTVNEPTEEMVHTMQIDVSQVDTHVFNLRIFSEKRDGGFVRLMQAMDRLGLDILNANITSFRGLVLNVFNAEMRDKEIIQAEQLRESLLEMTLHPSSSSGEAAASDHQQRHMMHHTN